In Bacillus sp. FJAT-45037, the following are encoded in one genomic region:
- a CDS encoding IS256 family transposase — protein sequence MAQIKFTLDMENLKDEVMNSGLEAVVKSSLVLVLNEFMEKERDEYMESDFYQRVDDRKDYRNGYYERDYTVSIGKLQLKVPRTRSGEFSTSLFEKYQRADQSLVLSMLEMVVNGVSTRKVTKIVEQLCGETVSKSFVSSLTAKLDPLVKEWADRPLNITYYKYVYVDAMYIKVREHNKVVSKAVYIAVGVNQDHKREIIGLRVNHAESKEAWMCFFDYLKSRGLQSPRLLISDAHSGLKSAITESFIGTSWQRCTVHFKRNIFQCMPKKGSYDAREMVKSIFDAPNPEAARTLKNEFIQTYELQKAYEKAINTLDEGFEDAIQFLDEPAEARIKIRTTNNLERLNSEIRRRERVIRIFPNNQSAFRLIGAVLMDYEKTLDCGGRKFYFPSESSM from the coding sequence ATGGCTCAAATTAAGTTTACCCTAGATATGGAAAATTTAAAAGATGAGGTTATGAATTCTGGATTAGAGGCTGTTGTAAAGTCTTCTCTTGTTTTAGTCTTAAATGAATTTATGGAAAAAGAGCGCGACGAGTATATGGAGTCTGATTTCTATCAAAGGGTAGATGATCGTAAGGATTACCGTAACGGTTACTATGAAAGAGATTATACGGTTTCGATCGGCAAACTACAGCTTAAAGTTCCCCGTACTCGAAGTGGGGAGTTCTCTACTAGTTTGTTTGAAAAATATCAACGAGCAGACCAATCACTGGTCCTCTCTATGTTAGAAATGGTCGTGAACGGGGTGTCTACCCGTAAGGTGACTAAGATCGTAGAACAGCTTTGCGGAGAAACCGTTTCTAAGTCGTTTGTCTCTAGCCTCACAGCTAAGTTAGACCCTCTCGTAAAGGAATGGGCTGACCGCCCTTTGAACATCACCTACTATAAATATGTCTACGTAGATGCCATGTATATTAAGGTGAGAGAGCACAATAAAGTAGTATCTAAGGCCGTCTATATCGCAGTGGGGGTAAACCAAGATCATAAAAGAGAAATCATTGGTTTACGTGTCAATCACGCAGAGAGTAAAGAAGCATGGATGTGCTTTTTTGACTATCTAAAATCAAGAGGCCTTCAATCGCCTCGTCTACTGATTTCTGATGCCCATTCTGGACTGAAAAGTGCCATCACAGAATCTTTTATTGGCACGAGTTGGCAACGCTGCACAGTCCACTTTAAGCGCAATATCTTTCAGTGTATGCCAAAGAAAGGGTCATATGATGCAAGAGAAATGGTGAAGAGCATCTTTGATGCGCCTAATCCGGAAGCCGCAAGAACACTTAAAAACGAGTTTATTCAAACATATGAACTTCAAAAAGCCTATGAGAAGGCCATTAACACATTAGATGAAGGCTTTGAAGATGCCATTCAATTCTTGGATGAACCGGCCGAAGCTCGAATTAAGATACGAACAACCAACAACTTAGAACGTTTAAACTCAGAAATTAGAAGAAGAGAACGAGTGATACGAATCTTCCCTAACAATCAATCAGCTTTTCGACTGATTGGTGCGGTACTCATGGATTACGAAAAAACGTTAGATTGCGGTGGACGTAAATTTTATTTTCCCAGTGAATCATCCATGTAG
- a CDS encoding Ger(x)C family spore germination protein, which produces MIKRIILLIFIAVLTSGCWDSRYLKDVQLIYSGSFDLEEYGQVKTTVSIPKIEVGAQQSPNSRIVSSIGNTVRQSRMRVDQEVSGRLDSSKTRVILIGEEAAKTDIYSYIDVFYRDPRSPLNAKIAITSGKAAPYLDRQVESQPLISEYLRDLLDAGEVTTILPVTNIQFICPVLFDPGQDITLPYLRIREDSEEVHANETALFNQMKMTGVIGTEESTVLLLLMNELQRTASLTIKVDDTKTPDMNNFVTVQITNLKHDLNVKESPNGLIDAHIELTAKLNVLEYPEDNLNQRETIVKLNQKIEDHLQQVANRTINEIQKANCDALGIGRELIAIHPKTWEKLDWQKDYPNINLTTTIHTEIATHGIIN; this is translated from the coding sequence ATGATCAAACGAATTATACTTTTGATTTTTATAGCAGTATTAACAAGCGGGTGTTGGGATAGCCGCTACTTAAAAGACGTTCAATTAATCTATAGCGGCTCGTTTGACCTTGAAGAATATGGACAAGTGAAAACGACAGTCTCCATTCCAAAAATAGAAGTAGGTGCTCAACAATCTCCCAATTCTCGAATTGTTTCCTCTATTGGAAATACAGTTAGACAGAGTCGGATGCGTGTGGACCAAGAGGTTTCAGGGCGACTAGATTCATCAAAAACAAGAGTCATTTTAATTGGTGAAGAAGCTGCTAAAACAGATATTTATTCGTACATTGATGTTTTTTATCGCGATCCGCGTAGTCCTTTAAATGCAAAGATTGCCATTACAAGTGGCAAAGCGGCTCCCTACTTAGATCGTCAAGTCGAAAGCCAGCCTCTGATCAGTGAATATTTGCGAGACCTTCTTGATGCAGGGGAAGTAACGACTATTTTACCTGTAACCAATATCCAATTTATTTGTCCCGTACTCTTTGATCCAGGTCAAGATATTACTTTACCTTACCTTCGAATTCGTGAAGATTCAGAAGAAGTCCACGCTAATGAGACAGCGCTATTTAATCAAATGAAAATGACTGGTGTGATAGGAACCGAAGAAAGCACCGTTTTATTATTACTTATGAATGAATTACAGCGCACAGCTAGTTTAACCATTAAAGTAGACGATACAAAAACACCTGATATGAATAATTTCGTGACTGTTCAAATCACCAATCTAAAACATGATCTTAACGTCAAAGAAAGTCCCAATGGCTTGATCGATGCGCATATAGAGTTAACCGCTAAACTTAATGTTTTGGAATATCCGGAAGATAATTTAAATCAGCGAGAAACGATTGTCAAACTAAACCAAAAAATTGAAGACCATTTACAACAAGTTGCAAACCGTACCATCAACGAAATCCAAAAAGCCAATTGTGATGCACTCGGCATCGGACGAGAGCTCATCGCAATTCATCCAAAAACATGGGAGAAACTCGATTGGCAAAAAGACTACCCAAACATCAACCTAACCACCACCATCCACACCGAAATCGCCACCCACGGGATAATAAATTGA
- a CDS encoding GerAB/ArcD/ProY family transporter codes for MSKLSKSTITPGQMGLFVLQTQVGVGVLSMPYSVFDAGAKTDGWISIILAGFVVQVMIFVFMFLSMKFPKANLYDILIELFGQWIGKFLILVHVIYFISLGVLILILFSSTLSVWAFPHTPQLIKIGLACFTAYYLAKESVRIIARFHSFVSILLILIVLLTVTAFTNAEFRYILPIGQAGFSNIATGVKAAMLSLVGFELFIILFAATEGTLKVKVKVATIVNVAVTLVYTYLAIACYVFFSPDEMAFVPEPILYLIKSFSFIVLERIDLIFISIWIVAVMTSFVSYLYISSIGVARVMNKKKHAPFTAIIAVICFVLSVSPHNLLTVEKITQIVGNGGLIFSFLIPVTLLLLALVLKRQKKPVATNEKGSAST; via the coding sequence ATGAGTAAATTGTCCAAAAGTACAATTACCCCTGGGCAAATGGGTTTATTTGTGTTGCAAACGCAAGTCGGGGTCGGGGTCCTCTCCATGCCTTATTCGGTCTTTGATGCAGGAGCGAAAACCGATGGCTGGATTTCTATAATTCTTGCTGGCTTTGTTGTACAAGTGATGATCTTTGTCTTTATGTTTTTATCGATGAAATTTCCTAAAGCAAATTTATATGACATCCTTATTGAGTTATTCGGTCAGTGGATAGGGAAATTTCTCATTTTAGTCCATGTGATCTATTTTATTTCTTTAGGAGTACTCATTCTTATTCTCTTCAGCTCAACGTTAAGTGTGTGGGCTTTTCCTCATACCCCTCAGTTAATTAAGATTGGGTTGGCCTGCTTTACTGCCTATTATTTAGCGAAAGAAAGCGTACGGATTATTGCTAGGTTTCATTCATTTGTTTCCATTCTTCTTATCCTGATCGTGCTATTGACCGTTACTGCATTTACAAATGCGGAGTTTCGCTATATCCTTCCAATCGGCCAGGCAGGTTTTTCAAATATTGCTACAGGCGTTAAAGCAGCGATGTTATCTTTAGTAGGTTTTGAGTTGTTTATTATTTTGTTTGCTGCAACAGAAGGCACATTGAAAGTAAAAGTAAAAGTAGCGACCATTGTCAATGTTGCTGTCACTCTTGTGTACACCTATCTGGCTATTGCTTGTTATGTGTTTTTCAGTCCCGATGAAATGGCTTTTGTACCTGAACCGATTCTGTACTTGATTAAATCATTCTCTTTTATCGTCTTAGAACGTATTGATTTGATTTTCATCTCGATTTGGATTGTCGCGGTGATGACTTCTTTTGTCAGCTATCTCTACATTTCCTCCATTGGTGTTGCAAGAGTAATGAACAAAAAAAAACATGCTCCTTTTACCGCCATTATTGCAGTCATCTGTTTTGTATTAAGCGTCTCGCCACATAATCTCTTAACAGTTGAGAAGATTACACAGATAGTTGGCAATGGCGGACTGATTTTTTCATTTCTAATTCCCGTCACACTCTTACTTCTAGCACTTGTTCTTAAACGGCAGAAGAAACCAGTTGCAACCAATGAAAAGGGAAGTGCTTCGACATGA
- a CDS encoding spore germination protein, with protein sequence MKRLTKVRLSQRHSEQQASKSIASTNGPSPSPSPSPRTYNLLVKNKKFIESAFVEAEDLQKREFKIDQVKATIYFFSSVTDFKKIEKFLSATFDGEGSVRDMLEHSAAVVPTSSQENTVNALLEGRSVLLIDGIELVYILDSSNAIKRDTSEPQNEKVVRGSHEGFVEDLATNIHLVRRRISSSNLAVRYLKIGTDTNTSVAIVYMRNIANSTIVQEVIKRVSYIDTDMTFSPGFIEEFIEDSTFSPFPQVLYTERPDRAMSALMDGQVAILVEGSPTTIITPITFFAFYQSPDDFNSRFYVGTFYRMIRILSFLIAILLPGLYIAVVGFHFEVIPNDLVLPVKSSVEQIPYPPIVEAIIMELTIELIREAGVRLPSPIGQTIGIVGGLVIGDAIVTAGLVSNIMIIVVALTAIAAFVVPSTEMNTSVRILRFPFMFAAASFGFLGLSFAGMILLIHLCKLESFGTPYFSPLAPFKWKDLKDTFLRLPVWIMNEKPTAYLPIKKKQQGFSRRWDTDE encoded by the coding sequence ATGAAGCGATTAACAAAAGTACGTCTTTCACAAAGACATTCTGAGCAACAAGCGTCTAAGTCAATTGCTTCAACAAATGGCCCTTCTCCTTCTCCTTCTCCTTCTCCTAGAACATATAACTTATTAGTTAAAAACAAGAAATTCATCGAATCAGCTTTTGTAGAGGCCGAAGATCTTCAAAAACGTGAATTTAAAATCGATCAGGTAAAGGCTACGATCTATTTCTTTAGTTCTGTCACAGACTTTAAGAAGATCGAGAAATTTCTTTCAGCAACGTTTGATGGCGAAGGCTCGGTAAGAGACATGCTAGAGCATTCTGCGGCAGTTGTCCCAACAAGCTCTCAAGAAAATACAGTCAATGCCTTACTCGAAGGGCGATCAGTGCTATTGATAGATGGCATTGAACTGGTTTACATACTCGATTCATCCAATGCGATTAAACGAGATACATCCGAACCGCAAAATGAAAAAGTAGTTCGTGGCTCTCATGAAGGATTTGTTGAGGATCTCGCTACAAATATTCATCTCGTCCGTCGTAGAATTTCAAGTTCGAATTTAGCCGTTCGCTATCTAAAAATTGGAACAGACACAAATACATCGGTCGCCATTGTTTACATGAGAAATATTGCGAATTCTACTATTGTTCAAGAGGTGATTAAGCGAGTTAGTTACATTGATACGGATATGACGTTTAGCCCTGGCTTTATCGAAGAATTTATTGAGGATTCAACTTTCTCACCTTTTCCACAAGTACTTTATACAGAACGTCCTGATCGAGCAATGTCAGCCTTAATGGATGGGCAAGTCGCGATTTTGGTCGAAGGAAGCCCAACGACTATTATTACACCCATTACTTTTTTTGCTTTTTACCAATCTCCAGATGATTTTAATAGTCGTTTTTATGTTGGCACTTTTTATCGAATGATTCGCATTTTAAGTTTTCTAATCGCGATATTGCTTCCTGGCCTTTATATTGCTGTTGTCGGCTTTCACTTTGAGGTCATTCCAAATGATCTTGTTCTACCTGTGAAGAGCTCGGTTGAACAAATTCCTTATCCTCCTATTGTCGAGGCCATTATCATGGAATTAACGATTGAACTCATTCGGGAAGCCGGGGTCCGTCTCCCTTCACCAATCGGTCAAACGATCGGTATTGTTGGGGGTCTAGTCATTGGAGATGCGATTGTTACTGCAGGCTTGGTTTCGAACATTATGATCATTGTCGTGGCACTAACTGCGATTGCGGCGTTTGTTGTCCCTTCAACAGAGATGAACACTTCTGTACGAATCTTACGTTTCCCGTTCATGTTCGCAGCTGCATCGTTTGGCTTTTTAGGGCTTTCTTTTGCAGGGATGATTTTATTGATTCATTTATGTAAATTGGAATCATTCGGGACACCTTATTTCTCTCCACTTGCCCCGTTTAAGTGGAAAGATTTAAAAGATACGTTCTTACGATTACCCGTCTGGATTATGAATGAAAAGCCTACAGCGTATTTACCAATTAAGAAGAAGCAACAAGGGTTTTCAAGAAGGTGGGATACTGATGAGTAA
- a CDS encoding SulP family inorganic anion transporter: MNTQTWKESWFGNVRGDVLAGMVVALALIPEAVAFSIIAGVDPMVGLYASFCIAVVIAFVGGRPGMISAATGAMALLMITLVADHGLQYLLAATLLTGIIQILFGVFKLARYMKFIPRSVMVGFVNALAILIFMAQLDQFVGATWVVYALVAATLGIIYLLPRVTKVVPSALAAIVVITAFAIFMNVDVRTVGDMGALQQALPMFLIPQIPFNLETFMIILPYSLALAIVGLLESLLTANIVDDMTDTESDKNKESRGQGIANIVSGFFGGMAGCAMIGQSVINVKSGGNGRLSSLVAGVFLMFLIIVLGGLVVQIPMAALVGVMFMVAFSTFDWGSVRNLHKVPRSDAAVMIVTVATVVFTHNLAIGVFAGVLLSAMFFAAKISKVDVTREFDQINAKTVYRVRGQIFFASVTDLLTKFDYKEDIRTVEIDFRQSHLWDDSAVGALDKIKMKFEQQDIQVTFIGMDKDSTELMTKMSGVGSGH, translated from the coding sequence ATGAATACACAAACATGGAAAGAAAGTTGGTTTGGGAATGTTCGAGGGGATGTACTAGCTGGGATGGTTGTTGCGCTTGCTTTAATTCCTGAAGCAGTAGCATTCTCAATTATTGCAGGTGTCGACCCGATGGTTGGTCTGTACGCATCATTCTGTATTGCTGTTGTGATTGCTTTTGTCGGAGGACGTCCAGGTATGATATCAGCCGCAACAGGAGCAATGGCATTATTAATGATTACGCTTGTAGCTGATCATGGTCTTCAGTATTTACTTGCAGCAACATTATTAACTGGTATTATTCAAATTCTTTTTGGTGTTTTTAAATTAGCACGATATATGAAGTTTATACCAAGATCAGTAATGGTTGGTTTCGTCAATGCCTTAGCGATTTTGATCTTTATGGCACAGCTTGACCAGTTTGTGGGGGCAACATGGGTCGTATATGCACTCGTTGCTGCGACGCTGGGTATTATATATTTATTACCGCGTGTCACAAAGGTGGTACCCTCTGCATTAGCAGCGATTGTTGTAATTACAGCTTTTGCCATTTTTATGAATGTTGATGTACGAACAGTTGGTGATATGGGGGCTCTTCAACAAGCATTGCCAATGTTTTTAATCCCGCAAATTCCGTTTAACTTAGAAACATTCATGATTATTTTACCTTACTCATTAGCTCTAGCAATTGTTGGTTTATTAGAATCACTTCTTACTGCAAACATTGTCGATGATATGACAGATACGGAAAGTGATAAGAATAAAGAAAGCCGTGGGCAAGGGATCGCGAACATTGTCTCTGGATTCTTCGGAGGAATGGCTGGTTGTGCCATGATTGGACAATCTGTGATTAACGTCAAGTCTGGTGGAAATGGTAGACTTTCTTCCTTAGTGGCAGGTGTCTTCTTAATGTTCTTGATCATTGTATTAGGTGGTTTAGTGGTGCAGATTCCAATGGCAGCTCTAGTTGGTGTAATGTTCATGGTTGCATTTAGTACATTTGATTGGGGTTCTGTAAGAAATCTCCACAAGGTACCACGTTCTGATGCTGCGGTCATGATCGTAACGGTCGCAACAGTTGTATTCACGCATAACTTAGCGATCGGTGTATTTGCTGGGGTGCTTTTAAGTGCGATGTTCTTTGCAGCAAAGATTTCGAAAGTCGATGTAACGAGAGAGTTCGATCAAATAAACGCAAAGACTGTCTACCGTGTTAGAGGACAAATCTTCTTTGCATCCGTTACAGATCTATTAACGAAATTTGACTATAAAGAGGACATAAGAACTGTAGAAATTGACTTTAGACAATCTCATTTATGGGATGACTCGGCAGTAGGAGCACTTGATAAGATCAAAATGAAATTTGAACAACAAGATATTCAAGTGACCTTTATTGGTATGGACAAAGATAGCACAGAGCTTATGACGAAAATGAGCGGTGTCGGTTCAGGCCATTAA
- a CDS encoding sulfite exporter TauE/SafE family protein, which produces MDYLLYIGLGIGIGVFSGFFGIGGGIILTPLLLMFGLPPTTVIGTSLMLSLGTSISGAVSHFRLKNINWYYVIIINITGIIGTQIAHPIMIQLDQRGLAESVISIFYIALLSFFAFSLLYKRKTSKGPIKKRSVSPLIVAGLIGLGAGFISSAIGVSGGFFIVPLLISLLGLKASQAVGTSLASVVFIVSAGLITYSMSSSLNYGIGIALIVGTFFGAPIGALATKLFNEARMKKLLGILYVCMIISVGSNLASLPFIGLVIISSFALFFFLLIARNYVRQQKKQGSPST; this is translated from the coding sequence ATGGATTATCTTTTATACATAGGATTAGGTATTGGAATTGGTGTGTTTTCTGGATTTTTCGGTATTGGTGGTGGGATTATCTTAACGCCTCTGTTGCTAATGTTCGGTCTTCCCCCTACCACTGTAATTGGTACAAGCTTAATGCTTTCACTTGGAACGTCGATTTCAGGTGCGGTTTCTCATTTTCGTTTAAAAAATATTAATTGGTATTATGTCATAATTATTAATATAACAGGGATTATAGGTACGCAAATTGCTCACCCAATTATGATTCAGCTTGATCAACGAGGATTGGCCGAATCAGTCATTTCCATTTTTTACATTGCTTTGTTGAGCTTTTTTGCTTTCTCCTTACTGTATAAACGGAAGACTAGTAAGGGTCCGATCAAAAAAAGAAGCGTTTCTCCTCTTATTGTCGCTGGATTGATTGGACTTGGGGCAGGCTTTATCTCATCTGCTATAGGAGTTAGTGGAGGCTTCTTCATTGTACCACTTTTAATCTCCTTACTCGGCTTAAAAGCAAGTCAAGCCGTCGGTACTAGTTTAGCCTCGGTTGTGTTTATCGTCTCAGCTGGGTTAATCACATACAGTATGTCAAGTTCGCTTAATTACGGGATTGGCATTGCTTTAATAGTAGGAACGTTCTTTGGGGCACCTATAGGGGCTCTTGCGACGAAGTTATTTAATGAGGCTAGAATGAAGAAACTTTTGGGCATTCTATATGTCTGTATGATCATCAGTGTTGGTTCTAATCTCGCCTCTCTCCCTTTCATTGGTCTTGTCATCATTAGTTCCTTTGCACTTTTCTTCTTTCTCCTTATTGCACGAAATTATGTTCGACAACAAAAAAAGCAAGGATCACCTTCCACCTGA
- a CDS encoding ATP-binding protein has product MVHTLWRARAATAQAFLGHDGTVKEVNEECCNLLALTKEQLIGQPVDEIYLNWIDQNESSFFQKIQNQKYVFFTWKNETDTKFTCKIELIPLNLGESSFLLQISEIDVKKKTSDQALYSQHVRDYQLSDKILHGIKDAIVTFQMDGTFLFVNEKAEEILGYTWDKLKHIEFWSFLQMDQKGLSTKIYELLAGEDSVEVEYFVEKTKCWYDVRVYRVEEQITLYFTNSTNRKRVEDELRASEKRYKSLVEHTPETISVHDGKELIYINPAGEKLFKANNQNELMNRKVGDLYKAVDYKRIRENARLLMSGKRKVTTSLFQLNCLDGSTVDVEATSTLILFRGKPAFRTILKDLSERKRMDDLIRKSDKLAVVAQLAAGVAHEIRNPLTAVKGFLQLFQRDKKFNEQFLQLVMEELERVESIIYEYLTLAKPNHESTFTELQLQKIIQKVMTLVETQSIMKNVTMEFEFEDVATVYGSEKQIKQVLLNLIRNALEAVEENGEITIRLRSHPEDQVCIQVEDNGCGIPKERVARLGEPFYSTKEKGTGLGMMVCYKIIEHHHGLMTVHSEVGMGTRIDVILPECEADTVLIES; this is encoded by the coding sequence ATGGTTCATACATTATGGCGTGCAAGAGCAGCGACGGCACAAGCGTTTCTTGGTCACGACGGTACGGTGAAAGAAGTGAATGAAGAGTGTTGTAATCTATTAGCATTAACAAAAGAACAGTTAATTGGCCAACCAGTTGATGAGATCTATTTAAACTGGATCGATCAAAATGAAAGTTCTTTTTTCCAAAAGATTCAGAATCAAAAGTATGTCTTTTTCACATGGAAAAATGAAACTGATACCAAGTTTACTTGTAAAATTGAATTGATTCCACTTAACCTTGGAGAAAGTAGCTTTCTTTTACAAATATCAGAAATTGATGTAAAGAAAAAAACGTCAGATCAAGCATTATATTCTCAACATGTTCGTGATTATCAATTATCTGATAAAATCTTGCATGGAATTAAAGATGCGATTGTCACTTTTCAAATGGATGGTACGTTCTTATTTGTGAATGAAAAGGCGGAAGAAATTTTAGGGTATACTTGGGATAAATTGAAACATATTGAATTTTGGTCTTTTTTGCAAATGGATCAAAAAGGATTATCTACTAAAATTTATGAGTTGCTAGCCGGTGAAGATAGTGTTGAAGTAGAATACTTTGTTGAAAAGACGAAGTGCTGGTACGATGTGAGAGTATACCGTGTCGAAGAGCAAATAACCCTTTATTTTACGAATAGTACAAATCGAAAAAGAGTAGAAGATGAGCTCAGGGCAAGTGAGAAAAGATATAAAAGTTTAGTTGAACACACTCCTGAAACGATTTCGGTTCATGATGGGAAAGAATTAATTTATATTAATCCAGCAGGGGAAAAGTTATTTAAAGCAAACAACCAAAACGAACTTATGAACCGTAAGGTTGGTGATTTATACAAAGCGGTTGACTATAAGAGAATTCGAGAAAATGCAAGACTGTTGATGTCTGGCAAACGTAAAGTAACGACTTCCTTATTCCAATTGAATTGCCTAGACGGCTCAACCGTTGATGTAGAAGCAACATCAACGCTTATTTTATTTAGAGGAAAACCTGCTTTTCGAACCATCTTAAAAGATTTATCAGAACGGAAGCGTATGGATGACTTAATTAGAAAATCAGATAAACTTGCCGTGGTGGCTCAGCTTGCCGCAGGCGTCGCTCATGAAATCAGAAACCCATTGACAGCGGTCAAAGGTTTTTTACAACTATTCCAGCGTGATAAAAAATTTAATGAACAGTTTCTACAGTTGGTGATGGAGGAGTTAGAACGTGTAGAATCGATCATTTATGAATATTTAACATTAGCGAAACCAAATCATGAATCGACATTTACTGAATTACAGCTTCAGAAAATTATTCAAAAAGTAATGACGTTAGTAGAAACTCAATCGATTATGAAAAACGTAACCATGGAGTTTGAGTTTGAGGATGTAGCAACGGTTTACGGATCAGAGAAACAAATAAAACAAGTTTTACTGAATCTGATTCGTAATGCTCTTGAAGCGGTGGAAGAAAACGGGGAAATTACAATCCGTTTACGATCTCACCCTGAAGATCAAGTATGTATCCAAGTAGAGGATAATGGCTGTGGAATACCTAAGGAGCGAGTGGCACGCTTAGGAGAGCCTTTTTATTCTACCAAAGAGAAAGGTACAGGTCTTGGGATGATGGTTTGTTATAAAATCATTGAACATCATCATGGCTTAATGACTGTCCATAGTGAAGTGGGAATGGGGACCCGAATTGATGTGATCTTACCAGAATGTGAAGCAGACACAGTGCTAATCGAATCATAA
- a CDS encoding PilZ domain-containing protein, producing MQYKREESFRYEFPKPLEATFKLIRVETSYVESKEGKMDILDISGGGLKMSSSLELPDPNKKEIHLEFDLQLAEHTMETQGVIVWKKALGQSFQYGIDFTHTDKESQALITLLKNHIKQQSSELDGRS from the coding sequence ATGCAATATAAACGTGAAGAATCATTTCGTTACGAATTCCCTAAGCCCCTAGAAGCAACGTTTAAACTGATTCGTGTGGAAACATCATATGTAGAAAGTAAGGAAGGAAAAATGGATATCCTCGATATTAGCGGAGGTGGCTTAAAAATGAGCTCCTCCCTTGAGTTACCTGATCCTAATAAAAAAGAAATCCATCTTGAATTTGATCTTCAATTGGCCGAACATACAATGGAAACTCAAGGAGTCATCGTCTGGAAGAAAGCATTGGGTCAATCGTTTCAATATGGTATTGACTTCACTCATACCGACAAAGAAAGTCAAGCACTCATCACCTTACTAAAAAACCATATTAAGCAACAATCAAGTGAATTGGATGGAAGGTCTTGA
- a CDS encoding LysE family translocator, which yields MLSGIFLGIALAAPVGPISLEMLKRGVQFGFIASLFVGIGGMSADAIFMILIYLGISQLLTIEIVHIGLFFFGSIFLGFLAFDSVKKIVHTHISTDQITVYPNYLLLKCYVTGLLIALINPINLLFWFGIYGSVLSESAHLSTTLQIVTKACFIFLGIFLWNLLIAAVAKASSVVISPLLFKFIHGFAAMLLIYYSIHFGLEFIHSIR from the coding sequence TTGTTATCAGGAATATTTTTAGGTATTGCATTAGCCGCACCTGTTGGTCCAATTAGTCTTGAGATGCTTAAACGAGGGGTTCAGTTCGGCTTTATTGCCTCTTTATTTGTAGGAATTGGCGGTATGAGTGCTGATGCGATCTTTATGATCCTTATTTATCTCGGGATCTCCCAATTATTAACGATTGAAATAGTTCATATTGGTCTCTTTTTTTTCGGGTCGATTTTTCTAGGGTTTCTAGCATTTGACTCAGTAAAAAAAATCGTTCACACCCACATAAGCACTGATCAAATAACTGTCTATCCTAACTACCTCTTACTAAAATGCTATGTGACAGGACTGCTCATTGCTCTTATTAACCCTATTAATCTATTGTTTTGGTTTGGCATATATGGCTCTGTCTTAAGTGAATCTGCCCACCTCTCCACAACCCTTCAAATCGTGACGAAAGCATGCTTCATCTTTCTTGGGATTTTTCTGTGGAATCTCTTAATCGCTGCTGTGGCAAAAGCTTCTTCTGTCGTCATTAGTCCATTATTGTTTAAATTCATACATGGATTTGCAGCGATGTTACTTATCTATTATTCCATTCATTTCGGATTAGAATTCATCCATTCCATTCGCTAG